A single genomic interval of Spinacia oleracea cultivar Varoflay chromosome 6, BTI_SOV_V1, whole genome shotgun sequence harbors:
- the LOC110802094 gene encoding probable receptor-like protein kinase At5g18500 isoform X2, with amino-acid sequence MKTWESRKAKEKKRSDSDESEMPSWGRVVIKRLMKLEANQASLKEKLDELAEEVRGSNNKYSSRSSSSSEEKAEWVWGPTFTGNFDNAYGRVLQLLGHAVHVTSLSSGDIIFWNRAAEKLYGWKDSEATGRPFWELIIEDEYVPYMEKIREKLRFGQSWSGQFPFKKRFGETFMALVTENPLYEDGELIGVVTVSSDAAVFNSIRNQPRAPRDNMKRIQWQQRPQIASVPQMASSISDLASKVLGRMRGDDTFKDGEGFVSDAEVVNRHKQEANIANNIGEGKSSHTEESVMAQPAKMAAKFLARFRKKSSGDSAQTSDEIPVQSGLWKKPNDELCSTRGWNDTSDNPACDVRHFLLPGLHVNDKVADLEKLKAAEVEDAAERQVGEKASSCSGDNLSGIPGNSSSKGASESSSMVDSDILWEELLLGEEVGQGSYAAVYHGLWNGSDVAIKVFFGKDYNEGTLLDYKKEIGIMRKLRHPNVLLFMGACYSRERLAIVTEFLPRGSLFKILHRSNQILDLKRRLRMALDVARGMNYLHRRNPPIVHRDLKSSNLLVDKNWGVKVGDFGLSKLKHATFLTAKSGGGTPQWMAPEILRNDPSNEKSDVFSFGVILWELVTMKIPWDGLNALQVVGVVGFMDRRLDLPEGLDPHISSIIKECWISKPEQRPSFEDIIPRMISILQSMPTTTTPTVRKRLPLPS; translated from the exons ATGAAAACCTGGGAGAGCAGGAAAGCGAAAGAGAAGAAGAGGTCCGATTCAGACGAGTCGGAAATGCCGAGTTGGGGGCGAGTTGTAATAAAAAGGTTGATGAAATTGGAAGCAAATCAAGCGAGTTTGAAAGAGAAATTGGACGAGTTGGCGGAGGAAGTGAGAGGATCAAACAACAAATATTCAAGTaggagtagtagtagtagtgaGGAGAAAGCAGAGTGGGTATGGGGTCCTACTTTTACAGGCAATTTCGATAATGCTTATGGTCGTGTTTTGCAGTTGCTGGGCCATGCTGTCCATGTTACTTCACTTTCTTCTGGGGATATCATTTTCTG GAACCGTGCTGCAGAGAAACTTTATGGATGGAAGGACTCTGAAGCAACAGGGAGACCTTTTTGGGAGCTAATTATTGAAGATGAATATGTTCCATACATGGAGAAAATCAGGGAGAAGTTGCGCTTTGGCCAATCATGGTCAGGTCAGTTCCCTTTTAAGAAGAGGTTCGGTGAAACTTTTATGGCGTTAGTGACTGAGAACCCGTTATATGAGGATGGTGAGCTAATTGGTGTTGTCACTGTTTCAAGTGATGCGGCTGTTTTTAATAGTATAAGAAATCAACCTAGGGCACCACGGGATAATATGAAAAGGATTCAGTGGCAACAAAGGCCACAGATTGCATCAGTGCCACAGATGGCTTCTTCTATTTCTGATCTG GCCTCGAAGGTCCTTGGACGAATGCGTGGAGATGACACCTTCAAGGACGGAGAAGGATTTGTTTCGGACGCTGAAGTTGTGAATCGACATAAGCAGGAAGCTAAT ATAGCTAATAATATAGGTGAAGGCAAGAGTTCTCATACAGAGGAATCCGTGATGGCTCAACCTGCAAAAATG GCAGCAAAGTTTTTGGCGAGATTCCGAAAGAAGAGTAGTGGTGACAGTGCCCAAACAAGTGATGAAATCCCTGTACAAAGTGGCCTATGGAAAAAACCCAATGATGAACTATGCTCTACTAGAGGTTGGAATGATACATCAGATAATCCTGCTTGTGATGTCAGACATTTCCTGTTACCTG GCTTGCATGTGAATGATAAAGTTGCCGACCTGGAAAAACTTAAAGCCGCAGAAGTAGAAGATGCTGCTGAACGACAAGTAGGAGAAAAAGCTTCTTCGTGCTCAGGGGATAACTTATCGGGAATTCCTGGTAACTCTTCAAGCAAAGGTGCCAGTGAGTCAAGTTCAATGGTTGATTCTGATATTCTATGGGAGGAACTACTGTTGGGTGAGGAAGTTGGTCAAG GTTCTTATGCTGCTGTATATCATGGACTTTGGAATGGATCG GATGTTGCTATCAAAGTTTTCTTTGGGAAAGATTACAATGAGGGGACTCTACTGGATTACAAAAAGGAG ATTGGTATAATGAGGAAATTGAGGCATCCAAATGTCTTGCTCTTCATGGGAGCATGTTATTCCCGGGAACGGCTTGCTATTGTCACGGAGTTTCTTCCAAG GGGAAGTCTTTTCAAGATTCTGCACAGAAGCAATCAAATTTTGGATCTCAAACGGCGTTTAAGGATGGCCCTTGATGTT GCAAGGGGCATGAATTATTTGCATCGCAGAAATCCTCCTATTGTTCATCGGGACTTAAAATCTTCGAACTTGCTGGTTGATAAGAACTGGGGCGTGAAG GTCGGCGACTTTGGATTATCAAAGTTGAAGCATGCAACTTTCTTGACAGCAAAGTCTGGAGGAGGAACC CCTCAATGGATGGCACCAGAAATCCTGCGGAATGACCCCTCCAATGAAAA GTCAGATGTGTTCAGTTTTGGTGTCATCCTATGGGAACTGGTAACTATGAAAATCCCTTGGGATGGTCTAAATGCTTTGCAG GTTGTTGGAGTAGTAGGATTCATGGATAGAAGGTTAGATTTACCGGAAGGCCTTGATCCTCACATTTCATCCATCATAAAGGAATGCTGGATAAG CAAGCCGGAACAGCGTCCATCATTCGAAGAcattataccaagaatgatcagtATACTTCAAAGTATGCCGACAACAACAACTCCTACTGTTCGGAAAAGATTACCTTTACCATCATAG
- the LOC110802094 gene encoding uncharacterized protein isoform X5, producing MKTWESRKAKEKKRSDSDESEMPSWGRVVIKRLMKLEANQASLKEKLDELAEEVRGSNNKYSSRSSSSSEEKAEWVWGPTFTGNFDNAYGRVLQLLGHAVHVTSLSSGDIIFWNRAAEKLYGWKDSEATGRPFWELIIEDEYVPYMEKIREKLRFGQSWSGQFPFKKRFGETFMALVTENPLYEDGELIGVVTVSSDAAVFNSIRNQPRAPRDNMKRIQWQQRPQIASVPQMASSISDLASKVLGRMRGDDTFKDGEGFVSDAEVVNRHKQEANIANNIGEGKSSHTEESVMAQPAKMAAKFLARFRKKSSGDSAQTSDEIPVQSGLWKKPNDELCSTRGWNDTSDNPACDVRHFLLPALGLHVNDKVADLEKLKAAEVEDAAERQVGEKASSCSGDNLSGIPGNSSSKGASESSSMVDSDILWEELLLGEEVGQGSYAAVYHGLWNGSDVAIKVFFGKDYNEGTLLDYKKEIGIMRKLRHPNVLLFMGACYSRERLAIVTEFLPRGSLFKILHRSNQILDLKRRLRMALDVARGMNYLHRRNPPIVHRDLKSSNLLVDKNWGVKVGDFGLSKLKHATFLTAKSGGGTVRFLINLNGWHQKSCGMTPPMKSQMCSVLVSSYGNW from the exons ATGAAAACCTGGGAGAGCAGGAAAGCGAAAGAGAAGAAGAGGTCCGATTCAGACGAGTCGGAAATGCCGAGTTGGGGGCGAGTTGTAATAAAAAGGTTGATGAAATTGGAAGCAAATCAAGCGAGTTTGAAAGAGAAATTGGACGAGTTGGCGGAGGAAGTGAGAGGATCAAACAACAAATATTCAAGTaggagtagtagtagtagtgaGGAGAAAGCAGAGTGGGTATGGGGTCCTACTTTTACAGGCAATTTCGATAATGCTTATGGTCGTGTTTTGCAGTTGCTGGGCCATGCTGTCCATGTTACTTCACTTTCTTCTGGGGATATCATTTTCTG GAACCGTGCTGCAGAGAAACTTTATGGATGGAAGGACTCTGAAGCAACAGGGAGACCTTTTTGGGAGCTAATTATTGAAGATGAATATGTTCCATACATGGAGAAAATCAGGGAGAAGTTGCGCTTTGGCCAATCATGGTCAGGTCAGTTCCCTTTTAAGAAGAGGTTCGGTGAAACTTTTATGGCGTTAGTGACTGAGAACCCGTTATATGAGGATGGTGAGCTAATTGGTGTTGTCACTGTTTCAAGTGATGCGGCTGTTTTTAATAGTATAAGAAATCAACCTAGGGCACCACGGGATAATATGAAAAGGATTCAGTGGCAACAAAGGCCACAGATTGCATCAGTGCCACAGATGGCTTCTTCTATTTCTGATCTG GCCTCGAAGGTCCTTGGACGAATGCGTGGAGATGACACCTTCAAGGACGGAGAAGGATTTGTTTCGGACGCTGAAGTTGTGAATCGACATAAGCAGGAAGCTAAT ATAGCTAATAATATAGGTGAAGGCAAGAGTTCTCATACAGAGGAATCCGTGATGGCTCAACCTGCAAAAATG GCAGCAAAGTTTTTGGCGAGATTCCGAAAGAAGAGTAGTGGTGACAGTGCCCAAACAAGTGATGAAATCCCTGTACAAAGTGGCCTATGGAAAAAACCCAATGATGAACTATGCTCTACTAGAGGTTGGAATGATACATCAGATAATCCTGCTTGTGATGTCAGACATTTCCTGTTACCTG CATTAGGCTTGCATGTGAATGATAAAGTTGCCGACCTGGAAAAACTTAAAGCCGCAGAAGTAGAAGATGCTGCTGAACGACAAGTAGGAGAAAAAGCTTCTTCGTGCTCAGGGGATAACTTATCGGGAATTCCTGGTAACTCTTCAAGCAAAGGTGCCAGTGAGTCAAGTTCAATGGTTGATTCTGATATTCTATGGGAGGAACTACTGTTGGGTGAGGAAGTTGGTCAAG GTTCTTATGCTGCTGTATATCATGGACTTTGGAATGGATCG GATGTTGCTATCAAAGTTTTCTTTGGGAAAGATTACAATGAGGGGACTCTACTGGATTACAAAAAGGAG ATTGGTATAATGAGGAAATTGAGGCATCCAAATGTCTTGCTCTTCATGGGAGCATGTTATTCCCGGGAACGGCTTGCTATTGTCACGGAGTTTCTTCCAAG GGGAAGTCTTTTCAAGATTCTGCACAGAAGCAATCAAATTTTGGATCTCAAACGGCGTTTAAGGATGGCCCTTGATGTT GCAAGGGGCATGAATTATTTGCATCGCAGAAATCCTCCTATTGTTCATCGGGACTTAAAATCTTCGAACTTGCTGGTTGATAAGAACTGGGGCGTGAAG GTCGGCGACTTTGGATTATCAAAGTTGAAGCATGCAACTTTCTTGACAGCAAAGTCTGGAGGAGGAACCGTGAGATTTTTAATCAA CCTCAATGGATGGCACCAGAAATCCTGCGGAATGACCCCTCCAATGAAAA GTCAGATGTGTTCAGTTTTGGTGTCATCCTATGGGAACTGGTAA
- the LOC110802094 gene encoding serine/threonine-protein kinase STY46 isoform X6, protein MKTWESRKAKEKKRSDSDESEMPSWGRVVIKRLMKLEANQASLKEKLDELAEEVRGSNNKYSSRSSSSSEEKAEWVWGPTFTGNFDNAYGRVLQLLGHAVHVTSLSSGDIIFWNRAAEKLYGWKDSEATGRPFWELIIEDEYVPYMEKIREKLRFGQSWSGQFPFKKRFGETFMALVTENPLYEDGELIGVVTVSSDAAVFNSIRNQPRAPRDNMKRIQWQQRPQIASVPQMASSISDLASKVLGRMRGDDTFKDGEGFVSDAEVVNRHKQEANIANNIGEGKSSHTEESVMAQPAKMAAKFLARFRKKSSGDSAQTSDEIPVQSGLWKKPNDELCSTRGWNDTSDNPACDVRHFLLPALGLHVNDKVADLEKLKAAEVEDAAERQVGEKASSCSGDNLSGIPGNSSSKGASESSSMVDSDILWEELLLGEEVGQGSYAAVYHGLWNGSDVAIKVFFGKDYNEGTLLDYKKEIGIMRKLRHPNVLLFMGACYSRERLAIVTEFLPRGSLFKILHRSNQILDLKRRLRMALDVARGMNYLHRRNPPIVHRDLKSSNLLVDKNWGVKVGDFGLSKLKHATFLTAKSGGGTPQWMAPEILRNDPSNENMLQHHYTSML, encoded by the exons ATGAAAACCTGGGAGAGCAGGAAAGCGAAAGAGAAGAAGAGGTCCGATTCAGACGAGTCGGAAATGCCGAGTTGGGGGCGAGTTGTAATAAAAAGGTTGATGAAATTGGAAGCAAATCAAGCGAGTTTGAAAGAGAAATTGGACGAGTTGGCGGAGGAAGTGAGAGGATCAAACAACAAATATTCAAGTaggagtagtagtagtagtgaGGAGAAAGCAGAGTGGGTATGGGGTCCTACTTTTACAGGCAATTTCGATAATGCTTATGGTCGTGTTTTGCAGTTGCTGGGCCATGCTGTCCATGTTACTTCACTTTCTTCTGGGGATATCATTTTCTG GAACCGTGCTGCAGAGAAACTTTATGGATGGAAGGACTCTGAAGCAACAGGGAGACCTTTTTGGGAGCTAATTATTGAAGATGAATATGTTCCATACATGGAGAAAATCAGGGAGAAGTTGCGCTTTGGCCAATCATGGTCAGGTCAGTTCCCTTTTAAGAAGAGGTTCGGTGAAACTTTTATGGCGTTAGTGACTGAGAACCCGTTATATGAGGATGGTGAGCTAATTGGTGTTGTCACTGTTTCAAGTGATGCGGCTGTTTTTAATAGTATAAGAAATCAACCTAGGGCACCACGGGATAATATGAAAAGGATTCAGTGGCAACAAAGGCCACAGATTGCATCAGTGCCACAGATGGCTTCTTCTATTTCTGATCTG GCCTCGAAGGTCCTTGGACGAATGCGTGGAGATGACACCTTCAAGGACGGAGAAGGATTTGTTTCGGACGCTGAAGTTGTGAATCGACATAAGCAGGAAGCTAAT ATAGCTAATAATATAGGTGAAGGCAAGAGTTCTCATACAGAGGAATCCGTGATGGCTCAACCTGCAAAAATG GCAGCAAAGTTTTTGGCGAGATTCCGAAAGAAGAGTAGTGGTGACAGTGCCCAAACAAGTGATGAAATCCCTGTACAAAGTGGCCTATGGAAAAAACCCAATGATGAACTATGCTCTACTAGAGGTTGGAATGATACATCAGATAATCCTGCTTGTGATGTCAGACATTTCCTGTTACCTG CATTAGGCTTGCATGTGAATGATAAAGTTGCCGACCTGGAAAAACTTAAAGCCGCAGAAGTAGAAGATGCTGCTGAACGACAAGTAGGAGAAAAAGCTTCTTCGTGCTCAGGGGATAACTTATCGGGAATTCCTGGTAACTCTTCAAGCAAAGGTGCCAGTGAGTCAAGTTCAATGGTTGATTCTGATATTCTATGGGAGGAACTACTGTTGGGTGAGGAAGTTGGTCAAG GTTCTTATGCTGCTGTATATCATGGACTTTGGAATGGATCG GATGTTGCTATCAAAGTTTTCTTTGGGAAAGATTACAATGAGGGGACTCTACTGGATTACAAAAAGGAG ATTGGTATAATGAGGAAATTGAGGCATCCAAATGTCTTGCTCTTCATGGGAGCATGTTATTCCCGGGAACGGCTTGCTATTGTCACGGAGTTTCTTCCAAG GGGAAGTCTTTTCAAGATTCTGCACAGAAGCAATCAAATTTTGGATCTCAAACGGCGTTTAAGGATGGCCCTTGATGTT GCAAGGGGCATGAATTATTTGCATCGCAGAAATCCTCCTATTGTTCATCGGGACTTAAAATCTTCGAACTTGCTGGTTGATAAGAACTGGGGCGTGAAG GTCGGCGACTTTGGATTATCAAAGTTGAAGCATGCAACTTTCTTGACAGCAAAGTCTGGAGGAGGAACC CCTCAATGGATGGCACCAGAAATCCTGCGGAATGACCCCTCCAATGAAAA CATGCTACAACACCACTACACAAGCATGCTATAG
- the LOC110802094 gene encoding serine/threonine-protein kinase STY46 isoform X1 translates to MKTWESRKAKEKKRSDSDESEMPSWGRVVIKRLMKLEANQASLKEKLDELAEEVRGSNNKYSSRSSSSSEEKAEWVWGPTFTGNFDNAYGRVLQLLGHAVHVTSLSSGDIIFWNRAAEKLYGWKDSEATGRPFWELIIEDEYVPYMEKIREKLRFGQSWSGQFPFKKRFGETFMALVTENPLYEDGELIGVVTVSSDAAVFNSIRNQPRAPRDNMKRIQWQQRPQIASVPQMASSISDLASKVLGRMRGDDTFKDGEGFVSDAEVVNRHKQEANIANNIGEGKSSHTEESVMAQPAKMAAKFLARFRKKSSGDSAQTSDEIPVQSGLWKKPNDELCSTRGWNDTSDNPACDVRHFLLPALGLHVNDKVADLEKLKAAEVEDAAERQVGEKASSCSGDNLSGIPGNSSSKGASESSSMVDSDILWEELLLGEEVGQGSYAAVYHGLWNGSDVAIKVFFGKDYNEGTLLDYKKEIGIMRKLRHPNVLLFMGACYSRERLAIVTEFLPRGSLFKILHRSNQILDLKRRLRMALDVARGMNYLHRRNPPIVHRDLKSSNLLVDKNWGVKVGDFGLSKLKHATFLTAKSGGGTPQWMAPEILRNDPSNEKSDVFSFGVILWELVTMKIPWDGLNALQVVGVVGFMDRRLDLPEGLDPHISSIIKECWISKPEQRPSFEDIIPRMISILQSMPTTTTPTVRKRLPLPS, encoded by the exons ATGAAAACCTGGGAGAGCAGGAAAGCGAAAGAGAAGAAGAGGTCCGATTCAGACGAGTCGGAAATGCCGAGTTGGGGGCGAGTTGTAATAAAAAGGTTGATGAAATTGGAAGCAAATCAAGCGAGTTTGAAAGAGAAATTGGACGAGTTGGCGGAGGAAGTGAGAGGATCAAACAACAAATATTCAAGTaggagtagtagtagtagtgaGGAGAAAGCAGAGTGGGTATGGGGTCCTACTTTTACAGGCAATTTCGATAATGCTTATGGTCGTGTTTTGCAGTTGCTGGGCCATGCTGTCCATGTTACTTCACTTTCTTCTGGGGATATCATTTTCTG GAACCGTGCTGCAGAGAAACTTTATGGATGGAAGGACTCTGAAGCAACAGGGAGACCTTTTTGGGAGCTAATTATTGAAGATGAATATGTTCCATACATGGAGAAAATCAGGGAGAAGTTGCGCTTTGGCCAATCATGGTCAGGTCAGTTCCCTTTTAAGAAGAGGTTCGGTGAAACTTTTATGGCGTTAGTGACTGAGAACCCGTTATATGAGGATGGTGAGCTAATTGGTGTTGTCACTGTTTCAAGTGATGCGGCTGTTTTTAATAGTATAAGAAATCAACCTAGGGCACCACGGGATAATATGAAAAGGATTCAGTGGCAACAAAGGCCACAGATTGCATCAGTGCCACAGATGGCTTCTTCTATTTCTGATCTG GCCTCGAAGGTCCTTGGACGAATGCGTGGAGATGACACCTTCAAGGACGGAGAAGGATTTGTTTCGGACGCTGAAGTTGTGAATCGACATAAGCAGGAAGCTAAT ATAGCTAATAATATAGGTGAAGGCAAGAGTTCTCATACAGAGGAATCCGTGATGGCTCAACCTGCAAAAATG GCAGCAAAGTTTTTGGCGAGATTCCGAAAGAAGAGTAGTGGTGACAGTGCCCAAACAAGTGATGAAATCCCTGTACAAAGTGGCCTATGGAAAAAACCCAATGATGAACTATGCTCTACTAGAGGTTGGAATGATACATCAGATAATCCTGCTTGTGATGTCAGACATTTCCTGTTACCTG CATTAGGCTTGCATGTGAATGATAAAGTTGCCGACCTGGAAAAACTTAAAGCCGCAGAAGTAGAAGATGCTGCTGAACGACAAGTAGGAGAAAAAGCTTCTTCGTGCTCAGGGGATAACTTATCGGGAATTCCTGGTAACTCTTCAAGCAAAGGTGCCAGTGAGTCAAGTTCAATGGTTGATTCTGATATTCTATGGGAGGAACTACTGTTGGGTGAGGAAGTTGGTCAAG GTTCTTATGCTGCTGTATATCATGGACTTTGGAATGGATCG GATGTTGCTATCAAAGTTTTCTTTGGGAAAGATTACAATGAGGGGACTCTACTGGATTACAAAAAGGAG ATTGGTATAATGAGGAAATTGAGGCATCCAAATGTCTTGCTCTTCATGGGAGCATGTTATTCCCGGGAACGGCTTGCTATTGTCACGGAGTTTCTTCCAAG GGGAAGTCTTTTCAAGATTCTGCACAGAAGCAATCAAATTTTGGATCTCAAACGGCGTTTAAGGATGGCCCTTGATGTT GCAAGGGGCATGAATTATTTGCATCGCAGAAATCCTCCTATTGTTCATCGGGACTTAAAATCTTCGAACTTGCTGGTTGATAAGAACTGGGGCGTGAAG GTCGGCGACTTTGGATTATCAAAGTTGAAGCATGCAACTTTCTTGACAGCAAAGTCTGGAGGAGGAACC CCTCAATGGATGGCACCAGAAATCCTGCGGAATGACCCCTCCAATGAAAA GTCAGATGTGTTCAGTTTTGGTGTCATCCTATGGGAACTGGTAACTATGAAAATCCCTTGGGATGGTCTAAATGCTTTGCAG GTTGTTGGAGTAGTAGGATTCATGGATAGAAGGTTAGATTTACCGGAAGGCCTTGATCCTCACATTTCATCCATCATAAAGGAATGCTGGATAAG CAAGCCGGAACAGCGTCCATCATTCGAAGAcattataccaagaatgatcagtATACTTCAAAGTATGCCGACAACAACAACTCCTACTGTTCGGAAAAGATTACCTTTACCATCATAG
- the LOC110802094 gene encoding uncharacterized protein isoform X4, translated as MKTWESRKAKEKKRSDSDESEMPSWGRVVIKRLMKLEANQASLKEKLDELAEEVRGSNNKYSSRSSSSSEEKAEWVWGPTFTGNFDNAYGRVLQLLGHAVHVTSLSSGDIIFWNRAAEKLYGWKDSEATGRPFWELIIEDEYVPYMEKIREKLRFGQSWSGQFPFKKRFGETFMALVTENPLYEDGELIGVVTVSSDAAVFNSIRNQPRAPRDNMKRIQWQQRPQIASVPQMASSISDLASKVLGRMRGDDTFKDGEGFVSDAEVVNRHKQEANIANNIGEGKSSHTEESVMAQPAKMAAKFLARFRKKSSGDSAQTSDEIPVQSGLWKKPNDELCSTRGWNDTSDNPACDVRHFLLPALGLHVNDKVADLEKLKAAEVEDAAERQVGEKASSCSGDNLSGIPGNSSSKGASESSSMVDSDILWEELLLGEEVGQGSYAAVYHGLWNGSDVAIKVFFGKDYNEGTLLDYKKEIGIMRKLRHPNVLLFMGACYSRERLAIVTEFLPRGSLFKILHRSNQILDLKRRLRMALDVARGMNYLHRRNPPIVHRDLKSSNLLVDKNWGVKVGDFGLSKLKHATFLTAKSGGGTVRFLINLNGWHQKSCGMTPPMKTCYNTTTQACYSESLHP; from the exons ATGAAAACCTGGGAGAGCAGGAAAGCGAAAGAGAAGAAGAGGTCCGATTCAGACGAGTCGGAAATGCCGAGTTGGGGGCGAGTTGTAATAAAAAGGTTGATGAAATTGGAAGCAAATCAAGCGAGTTTGAAAGAGAAATTGGACGAGTTGGCGGAGGAAGTGAGAGGATCAAACAACAAATATTCAAGTaggagtagtagtagtagtgaGGAGAAAGCAGAGTGGGTATGGGGTCCTACTTTTACAGGCAATTTCGATAATGCTTATGGTCGTGTTTTGCAGTTGCTGGGCCATGCTGTCCATGTTACTTCACTTTCTTCTGGGGATATCATTTTCTG GAACCGTGCTGCAGAGAAACTTTATGGATGGAAGGACTCTGAAGCAACAGGGAGACCTTTTTGGGAGCTAATTATTGAAGATGAATATGTTCCATACATGGAGAAAATCAGGGAGAAGTTGCGCTTTGGCCAATCATGGTCAGGTCAGTTCCCTTTTAAGAAGAGGTTCGGTGAAACTTTTATGGCGTTAGTGACTGAGAACCCGTTATATGAGGATGGTGAGCTAATTGGTGTTGTCACTGTTTCAAGTGATGCGGCTGTTTTTAATAGTATAAGAAATCAACCTAGGGCACCACGGGATAATATGAAAAGGATTCAGTGGCAACAAAGGCCACAGATTGCATCAGTGCCACAGATGGCTTCTTCTATTTCTGATCTG GCCTCGAAGGTCCTTGGACGAATGCGTGGAGATGACACCTTCAAGGACGGAGAAGGATTTGTTTCGGACGCTGAAGTTGTGAATCGACATAAGCAGGAAGCTAAT ATAGCTAATAATATAGGTGAAGGCAAGAGTTCTCATACAGAGGAATCCGTGATGGCTCAACCTGCAAAAATG GCAGCAAAGTTTTTGGCGAGATTCCGAAAGAAGAGTAGTGGTGACAGTGCCCAAACAAGTGATGAAATCCCTGTACAAAGTGGCCTATGGAAAAAACCCAATGATGAACTATGCTCTACTAGAGGTTGGAATGATACATCAGATAATCCTGCTTGTGATGTCAGACATTTCCTGTTACCTG CATTAGGCTTGCATGTGAATGATAAAGTTGCCGACCTGGAAAAACTTAAAGCCGCAGAAGTAGAAGATGCTGCTGAACGACAAGTAGGAGAAAAAGCTTCTTCGTGCTCAGGGGATAACTTATCGGGAATTCCTGGTAACTCTTCAAGCAAAGGTGCCAGTGAGTCAAGTTCAATGGTTGATTCTGATATTCTATGGGAGGAACTACTGTTGGGTGAGGAAGTTGGTCAAG GTTCTTATGCTGCTGTATATCATGGACTTTGGAATGGATCG GATGTTGCTATCAAAGTTTTCTTTGGGAAAGATTACAATGAGGGGACTCTACTGGATTACAAAAAGGAG ATTGGTATAATGAGGAAATTGAGGCATCCAAATGTCTTGCTCTTCATGGGAGCATGTTATTCCCGGGAACGGCTTGCTATTGTCACGGAGTTTCTTCCAAG GGGAAGTCTTTTCAAGATTCTGCACAGAAGCAATCAAATTTTGGATCTCAAACGGCGTTTAAGGATGGCCCTTGATGTT GCAAGGGGCATGAATTATTTGCATCGCAGAAATCCTCCTATTGTTCATCGGGACTTAAAATCTTCGAACTTGCTGGTTGATAAGAACTGGGGCGTGAAG GTCGGCGACTTTGGATTATCAAAGTTGAAGCATGCAACTTTCTTGACAGCAAAGTCTGGAGGAGGAACCGTGAGATTTTTAATCAA CCTCAATGGATGGCACCAGAAATCCTGCGGAATGACCCCTCCAATGAAAA CATGCTACAACACCACTACACAAGCATGCTATAGCGAGTCTCTGCATCCTTAA